A segment of the Triticum urartu cultivar G1812 chromosome 1, Tu2.1, whole genome shotgun sequence genome:
GGCACTTTTGGACCAGGTTTATTCATAGAGGAGAGATGGAGAGACATTGAGTGAAATTTGTTTGCTTTATTGTGTGTTGCTCTGCGTTGTGTGGTGTTGCCATTGCTTTGTTTGCTCATCCTGAAGTGAGATATTGAGAGATACTGGCATACTGCTACTGTCAATGATTGTTTTTATTGTCGCTAGCCAATGCAGATTGTTGTGGAGGAAAATCAATAATTTTTTCAAACTTTTGCAAAGCAATGTCGGATTGAATAATTTGAATTGGAGTCAACAAGTCTACCATCTCAAAGATGGGACTGAAGAACCTACCACTCATGTGGGAGGAAGCTCGAAGAGGCAGATAAATTTCAGCAAACTTGAAGACAGAACTTCGATGGATGCATATATAGAGATAACTCACGATCCAGTCATAGGAGTCGATTAATCTCATGGTTGTCACTAGAAAAGAGTCCATGATTTCTTTCATGCCAACAAGAAATAAGATTTCAACTAAAAAACAAGAAAACAGATTCACATCAATCTCACAGTTCTCTTCAGATCGTTAAGTTGTTATTTGAGAACAAGTGAACAGATTTTCTGGAAGATAGACGTCCCAGTGAAGAGCGGCGCAGCAAAGCGACTAGTTCATGCTATACCTGAAAGTATTACCGGCCTTAAAAAGACTACTTACTGCAACAAGATTAAGAAGCTCCCAGCAGGCCAGCACTTATGGCTGACAACTGATCTTGGAGATAATTAATCTTGGCTATATCCTCGAGTCCAACTAGCGTAATTCACTGATACAAAGGAGATTTTCTCTACAACTCAAGGTGATGCACTAGATCTTGGAGATGGAAAAAGGCATTTGTAATTCATCCATGTAAAAGAATTATGAAGATTTAAGATGTAAGCAAATCACCACTAGACTGCCTCCATTAATTCATCAGGAAAAGAAAGGCATGCCTCCATTAAAATAGACTGAACCTTTAGGCAAAATCTGTGCACTCGTAACAGTTGTGTGCAAGACACAATGGCAGTAGTAGCTTAGGAAACTCACTCGTATTTGAGGCTTGAATCGTGTTGTTGCCTCCTGTGCCTATGGATGCATGGGTGTAAAGTTTATAACATTGCCCTGCACTTCGATCTTGCGCTTTTCAACGTAGGATCCTCATCTGCTTCATCAGCTTGCGGTGATGAGGCAGCATATGTCCAGTTACGATGCTGCCCTCGCAAGACAACGCCAACATCTCCCCAGTAATCAGCATTGCTGGCGTACCACTCCACCGTCTTCCTCAGTCCCTCCTCCCACGTTGTGCGCTCCGACCACCCCAGCCTCCTCATCTTCTCACCGTCCACAAAGTACCTTTGGTCATTGAACGGCCTGTCCTCCACGAACTTGATGGCCTTCTCAGGGTCCACCCCAAGAATCTCACATATGTCCCTGGCCACATCCACCACTCCCCTCTCCTTAGCCGCGGCGATGTTATACACATGCCCAACCTCTCCTCTGTGAAGAACAACATCAAAGGCTTCTGCGACATCCTCACAGTACAAGTAGCTCCTGGCATTCGAGCCATTCCCATAAACCGGGAGTGGCAGGCCTCTCATTGCCAGGAGAGCAAATTTGGGGATGAGCTTCTCGGGGAACTGGTTTGGCCCATACACATTGTTACCTCGTGTGGTGATCACCGGAAGATTATAGGACCTTGCGTAGGCCATCACCAGCATCTCTGCCCCGGCTTTCGTAGCCGAATACGGGTTCGTCGGAAGCAGCCGAGATTCCTCATGGTTACCAACAACAGCATTGACATCAGTTTCTCCGTAGACTTCATCGGTGCTGACATGAATGAACCTTCTGATCTTAACCTGCTTGCATGCCTCGAGGAGGATGTGGGTACCGTACACATTGTTTTTGGTGAACTCAAAGGAACAGCTGAAGGAGTTGTCGACGTGAGTCTGGGCAGCAAAGTGCATGACGGTATCGATCGACTCGGTGACCAGGAGGTGGTTCACCAAGTCGGCACTGGCGATGTCGCCCCTGACAAACTTGAAATTCGGGGATCCACGAGAAGGGTCGAGGTTTCTAAGGCTGGAGCAATAGTCGACCCTGTCGAGAATGACGATGTTGTAGCGCGGGTAATTCCTGACCAGACGGTTTGCCACGTGGGACGCGATGAAACCCGCGGCACCGGTTATGAGGATGTTCTTGGGCTCATAGGTTGCCATCTGGAGTGGCTTGATATACCTACAAAATCAAATAATTAGTGCTTGTTACATAGTACTCGCATGTACGATGATGCAGAATGACTGAATTATTGCCACAACCACAAGCGTGTGAGACCAAGGCTGTTAACTGCTTAACGGGGGGAACAAGAGACATTTGTGGAGCTAATAATTGAATAAATTAAGTAGCTCAACCTATTTCCTACCATCAAACACCCTTTGCAAACACAGACATTAGTATTAAACTGCAATTCTATTTCAAATTAAAATTCGCGAGTAAACTCATTTCTATTTCAAGTTGGTCTCACTTGTTTGAAAATGCAGGTCTGGGCCCCGATCTTCCATGAGTAGTGATTCACCAGAAGTCGTATGGCGCCCAGAACTGTTATGACCCGGCGGCTTAGTGGGCGGCCGCTACGGCGTGGGGATTGGCTTGGGTCCTCTCCACTGGAGCATCTCCATTACCAATCTGTTGTTGCAGTGGCAGCTACCAACATCCGGC
Coding sequences within it:
- the LOC125532985 gene encoding uncharacterized protein LOC125532985; this translates as MLPSQDNANISPVISIAGVPLHRLPQSLLPRCALRPPQPPHLLTVHKVPLVIERPVLHELDGLLRVHPKNLTYVPGHIHHSPLLSRGDVIHMPNLSSVKNNIKGFCDILTVQVAPGIRAIPINREWQASHCQESKFGDELLGELVWPIHIVTSCGDHRKIIGPCVGHHQHLCPGFRSRIRVRRKQPRFLMVTNNSIDISFSVDFIGADMNEPSDLNLLACLEEDVGTVHIVFGELKGTAEGVVDVSLGSKVHDGIDRLGDQEVVHQVGTGDVAPDKLEIRGSTRRVEVSKAGAIVDPVENDDVVARVIPDQTVCHVGRDETRGTGYEDVLGLIGCHLEWLDIPTKSNN